DNA from Mustela lutreola isolate mMusLut2 chromosome 6, mMusLut2.pri, whole genome shotgun sequence:
CACCTGAAATCTACTCTAATATTCAGAACAGTATTTAACTttagtcatcatgctgtacattagatctctaAACTTACTCATCTGTACATAACTGCAACTTTGTATcagaataaaactattttaacGTTATCTTTCTCCCAGTAAAGAGTTCCTTCTGTATGGCTGCCAGACagttgttcatccattcatcaactTTTGGGGGGAACTACAAATTCTGCTGAGCCGTGAAGATATTATAAAAAGCTATCATAAGAGAAGCATATGATAAAAGATGGCATCAAAAAAGTACAAATTACTTTTCTCAAGTGGTTTGAATTCACATGAGGAAGTTCTCAAGCCAAAAAGTAGggtataaagctataataatgaGGAGATGTCcaagaagcaaaaaaagaaagaatttacatCTGTTTGGTGTGTCCAAAGCCGATTTCAAGGAGATGCTTTTGAGCTGACTTAAAGAGAGACGCTGCTTGCCCAGGGAACAAAAGCATTCCAAGCGCAGGGAACATCTAGCACAAAGAACTGGAGAGGCGAGCTGCTCCGCGTGTTGAGAAACACGGGCCGGGGTGCGTAGGGTGGGGTGAGGAGTTGCAGCGGGGATATCAAATTCGGCTGGCGAGGAAGGAGGGGCTTGGTGTGGGAGCCGGAACGGGTCCGAACTGGGAGTACTTCGGTCACCGGGCAGGAAACGGCGGCCCTGGGGGCGCTGAAATAACGTTCATTCTACACAACCTACAAGACACATAGTTGGGACTAGAACTGGCGGCTACTGATGTTCAGGGCGGCCCACTCCTGGCTGTGAAGGGACTTCCCGGCTGTCACATTCGCTCCGAAATCAAAATTATACCGAGCTTGCTTTCACGGTTGCCTGTGGCCTGTCCTACATGAGCTTCCCGTTTCTTCTCGGCTCTCAGACTCCCAAGGATGCTCCCGCGGTCCTTTAGGCCGCCGGCGGGTTCTTAAAGCAAGACGACGGGTCCCAGAAACCGGCGCGCACAGACCCTCGGAGACCACAAGTCCCGGCATGCAACGCTCCCCGTTGGAAAAAGGGTCACTAAGTGAACCATAATGCAACGCTCAACGAAGGGGGCGGGGCTCTCTATGGGTAGGCGGCCGACATTGAGCGTCGCCTAGGCAACTCCAATTCCCTGACAGAATACACTTCCGCTTCCGCCTCTGAGCCCTAGGACCGCGAGTCCACGCACCTTCGTAGCTGCGACGTCATTTTCCTGCGACTGAGCGGACGGGGCTTCCGTGCCGTAGCTTCTCTCCCGCGTGAAAATCTAGAGCAGGTCGTTCCGTGTGGCTTCTGACCTGGGAGCTAAGGGAAAACGGCGAGATGACTGACCGCTACACCATCCACAGCCAGCTGGAGCACCTGCAGTCCAAGTACATCGGCACGGGCCACGCCGATACCACCAAGTGGGAGTGGCTGGTCAACCAGCACCGCGACTCCTATTGCTCCTACATGGGCCACTTCGACCTTCTCAACTACTTCGCCATTGCGGAGAATGAGAGCAAAGCTCGAGTCCGCTTCAACTTGATGGAGAAGATGCTGCAGCCTTGCGGACCGCCGGCCGACAAGCCGGAGGAGAACTGAGACCCTCGTGCTGTCACTGCTCTGCGGGAGCCTGACCTGTGCTCTCCCGTTTGCCGTCATTTCCGCGTGTTCCTGCCCCAAGTGGACCGATTCTCCATTGCTCCTGTTTCTCGTGCCTTCCCTGTCCAGAAGTGCTTACCTGGGGGCGACCCGCCTGACCTGCCTTCCTGTGGACCCTTCGGAACACAGCGTTGGGAGACCGTAGGGACCCTGGAGCTGAGACGGTGGAGACATCCTAAAGCCAGCAACAGAGGAGAGACGGCATTGGAATGAGACGGGATTTGGAGGCTTCCTTGTTGGCTAGTTGATTGTCGTCTTTGCTTTTTTCCATAAAGTTTAGAAATTTTTCAGTCTCTTCGGTGTGACCTACTTGTGTTGGGGTGGAGGGGTCCCGGGAAGGCTCTGGGGACTTTGGTTTCATAGGAGACGGAAGAGGTGGGAGGTGGAGTTAAGCACAAGGACAGCGTTCATTGCCAGACACTTAAATACGCCTTGCACACTCTCCCAAGACCTTTTGTCAGGCCCAGAACGCCTTCCCTGTCGAGGTTGTGACCACTGTAtccctccttcattttcttccattcaaaAGATCTTTGCTAGCATTGTCCACTCCTCTCTCTGTAAGTTGCATCCTCTTGGGACTCTGGACAGGTCCCTGAAAAATGACAAGCTGTCAAACgagttctttcattcattcaacattcagATTTCTTGAGTTCTGTGTGGGGGCCATTTTGCCACGCTTTTGGAGCTTATGTTATACTTGGGGGCCGGGGACGCTGCACAGGTTGTAGGCATAAACAAGCAAGTATTAGAAGGTGTTGTGCAGGATGGGAGTAGCAGTACGTTTGCAGTTTTAAACAAGCTGCTTATGTTAGACTATTGAGATGGTTACACTtaagcaaagacttgaaggaaatAGCCATGGGGAAAACTGGAGGAATTGTTTTCCAGGCGGAAGGAACTGCCAGGACAATGGTGCTAATACTGAAATTGTGTCTGGCTTATTGGAGAAACATCAGAGGTAAATGTGGCTGGAGGGAGTAAGCAAGGGGAAGAGTAGAGGGATAGGTAATGGAGGAGGAACACATAAGAGCAGAGACTGGTAGGCCAGTGCAAGAACTTGTGACTTTTATCCTGAGGGAAATAGAGAACCATTGGGAGTAATGGTTTTATTAAAAGAACATGATCTGATGTATTTTAGATAAGTAATTCTCAAACATTTGGGCCATGGGACTCAATTACAGTCTTAAAAATTCTTGGAAGACCCTACAGAGTCTGTATATGAGGGTTATACCTGTTGATaccaaattagaaattaaaacaaaattttaaagtatttagtaatttgtttaaagataacaataacaaaaccatTACATGTTAGcaaaaacattttatgaaaaataactatttttccaAAAGCAATTTAGTGAGAagaatgttttgggtttttttgttgttgttgttttttaaacagatttgCAGATGCCTTCAATGTCAAGTTTAATAGAAAACAACTAGACTTATCTATCTGCTTCTATATCTGAACTATTGTGATACGAAGTTTTGGTAGACGTTTGAAAAATCCACTTCACAAAAATACGTGGTAAGGGAGGAATATTCTAATAGTCTTTTCAAATAATTGTAGATAATCTTTAACGCTCTAGAAAAATTCCCACAAGTGGCCATTTCTTAAAACTTAGTTATAACATGGAATCTGATCaatgaactttctttctttcttttttttaagattttatttctttacttgacagagagagacagagagggaatacaagcagggggagtggggagggagaagtaggcttcccgctgagcagggaggccaatgcaaggctggatcccaggaccttgagatcatgacctgagccaaaggcagatgcttaacaactgagccaccgaggtgccccttatCAATGAACTTTCATTCTGTTACATTAGAATTCATTCATCTATCTTAAACTTTGAAAGAATCTTTTACCCAGACATGATTTTGTGACGTCATGTATCCCTGATTTGGAAAGTATTGGCTCACTGAGTAATAGAGGTCTTCCAGTGTTGACACATCTCATACGTATCAAAAAATCACACTTACTAATATCACCGCTGATCTCATCAGGAAAGTCTTTATAGTATTGGAAGCTGAAAAACTCACAGTGATGGTGTGAGTTTTCCACAATTTTAAGTTTTGCTTGATAACTTCAATTTAATCACTGGTAGCAAATACTTCTGTTTCCCTCGACGTGACAGGCCTGCTTggttcattttcaagaaaatgtctaCCAAATACCCAATTCTGAGTAACTTGTTTGTCAATCATCCAAGTAAAAATGGTGTTCcttgaggggaaagaaaagaaaaaagttcagtTTGCAATTCAAATAATAAGTGCTTTTCCTTAAAACCATCGTACTTTGGCAGCAGCAGAAATGCCTTATGCATACTACCAATTTTGtcacacaaaatatttaaaaacatgtgcCCTCAAAGGCTAAGACTTCATAAAATTACTACTTTTTACTGCATAAAGGACATTTTTAAGTGAAACTGAGTtgactttttggttttgtttgtttttattgggaGTGAGTGCCAGTGGAAAATTACAAAGACTGCTTCTAGTTTGATGCCACTACCTTGATTCATGCTAAGTGCTTGTTTACTCTCTGCTGCTTTTGTTTCATCTGTACAAATGCTAAAAAACGGCGAATCTTCATATTATGAAAATGGTGTTCAATTCGCAGATTTCCTGAAATTCCCATCATTTTTGCTTGGAAAAACCAATGATTAAAATACGGCTATTTAGACTTGAGTGTTTAGtaggcattttcccaagacaTGAATGAAAAGGGATAGCACTTCAAGGAAAACCGACTGACCTGCTGGTTCAGAGGATCCTTCGGTCTGCTGTGTTGACAAAAGCCCGAGATGGTGCAACAGAGAATAGATTGCAATTGTCAGCAATTAAAAGTAtcaatgctggggcgcctgggtggctcagtgggttaaagcctctgccttcggctcaggtcatgatcccagcgtcctgggatcgagccccacatcgggctctctgttcagcagggagcctgcttcctcctctctctctgcctgcctctctgcttacttgtaatctctgtctgtcaaataaataaataaaatcttaaaaaaaaaaaagtatcaatgcTAATGCTTATGTTGAAGTGTAGGAGAGATTCAAGCTGTAAATCCCCAtccttaaaaacttaataaagttATACAAAGTGGCATGAGAGTGAGCCCCCATCCCTAAGTAGAAGCTGTAGCAGTAGAGGGATGACAACGTGCACTGGAAATAGAGAGGAAGGGACTGGAAACATAACCTAGGGTAGCTTATATAAAGAATCCAGTAAGTAAAGTGGACAATAAGACCGACAAGAATCTAAAGGGAAATTAGTAACTTAGAGAAAGACTTCATGAGGTGGATAGGATTTACGTTACCAAGCTGCACAAGGCCaagtgtttagaacagtgcctggcacatcacAAGAGTTCGATTTTGCACAttcaatatggaaaaacagaTCTTAATCCAGATAATAGGCTGGGATTCTAATTCATATCCTTATGCAGTCTTCAACTTCACCAAAATAGGTAatgccaaagaaaaaaaagatttgaaaacgTGCTTCCTAAGTAGAACATCTTTTATGGGGTGCGCGAAGGGTTTTATCTTACGTGGTCTTCAAGaggtattatctttattttacagatgaaagttTCAGacaagtaatttgcccaaagttacaCAATTACTATGTGACTAAGCTGCGATTTGAACCAGGCTTTTCTAGCTCCAAAATACAGTCTTAAATATACTGTTACGCAAGCAGGTCTAATATGTAAAAATCGTATCAGAATAATttgatataggggcgcctgggtggctcagtgggttaagccgctgccttcggctcaggtcatgatctcggggtcctgggatcaagtcccacatcgggctctctgctcggcagggagcctgcttccttctctctctctctctctgcctgcctctctacctgcttgatatctctctctttcaaataaataaataaaatctttaaaaaaaagaattatttgataTAAGTTATtgtctcatatttaaaaaaatgaaaatataaccaGTTAAGTAGATTATACTGAAGGAGTATCAGACCAATATGAAAAGTTCTTATATACTGTATAACTCTTAAGTGAAAAAGTAGCTTGAAATGTATTGAATAAAGatcattttaatgggaaaaggaaaaataatttgtatgGGGAAAAATTGATTTAAGGATTTGAAAGTAAACAAAACGCagtttaaatgaatttaattgagggagttattctttttttgttctggTGTAAAATAGTATTCATATCAAACACAGGAGGGCAGCAAATGATCCTCTGACAGAAATTACTTTCAGAAAGAGCTCCGTACTCATAGATCTCTGCTAATTGGAGAAAATCAACTGCTCCTATATTCATTTACACTGATGTTGTCACTAGAAAGCCACTCTGTGAACTATAAAGTGATAGCATGTTTTTCATTTGATAAATACGTAGCAAATACTGCAAATCCCTGTATTGTGCTTACAAACACGGGACAGTATGCGCACCCTGCCCTTAAAAGGATGCCACTTAGGGAAATAAATATAGCAGCACATAAATAACGATTCACAGTAGCAAGTGGTAAGTGCtaacaaaaaatacagaaaaaaggcTATAAAGTTTACAAGAAGAGATTATTGCAAACCGCCAGTGAGGGAATTAATGAAGACATTGTTGAGAAAGGCTTCGGTGATAAGTAAGATGCATACCTGTTAAGACAATGACAAGGCAGAATAAGCCTCTGGAGATTATACCAGCTGTCCCAGCAAGAGGGGCAGAATTCAAACCACTTGTTCCCATTTAAAACCTTTCCATTACTTTCATTAACTTCGGCTGGGTTATAAGATTCCCCACCCTTAGGCGTCCACTTTTTTCATAAGCAAGTTAAGGTTCAAATCGTAGAATAACAAGGAGGTAACAGCTAGTGTTTACTGAGTACTCATTACATGCCAAACATTTCCGTAAGCTATCTCAATAAGTCTTCACACCGACCCGAGAGGGTGATTATCCCATTATACGAGTAAGCAAACAGACATAGGACAACTTAAATTGTTTGCCTAGTATCACTCAGCTAGTAAGTGTTAAGGTAGGAACATACACTCAGATCTGATTTCCAGCATCCAGGCTCTTAGAGGGTAGGTCAAAGTTTCCAAAACTATGTTTCACAGAATTCTAATTCCATGAAAAGCTACAgattggggttggggagggaggaatAAAGAGGGGAATATCTTGTTCAAAGAAGTTTCAGCAATGCCCCCATAGTTTGGAGGGTCACGCTtagtgtttacttttttaaagttctgcAGTAAGAAATTTTTCTTAACTCATCACTTCCTAAATTTATTTGATCATGGAgtttcttttctcaagaaacactTACCGATATGATTTTGAGAAATACTTCTGGGGGATACCGCTTTTGCCAAGGAAAGAAACTTGAATAAAGTAAATGTATTCAGCCCTGGGTTCAAGAGAGATATATTTGTATCAACGTGTAGGTGGAACTCATAACCACAGAtaacttccctttccttcttagACTAATTCCCTCACCTTTGTGAGCGAAGCGTTCTTTGTTCTCAGCTCTGATTCTTTTCATCTCTCTGAGACTAGAGACTTTaggatatgaaaaagaaaagagacttatACTGTACAAATTAGTGACAAAGGTATTAAGGTTATTTTCCAGGACAAGGgcataaaaaaatgttattaaggaatTCAGACATTTTTTCACTAATTTTATTCATTCTGGAAGATGTATCCTGACAAGGGATCAGTAGTGAATAATCTGGCAGCCAACAGTTAGTTCTATTTCAGAAAGATGCTAATTTGTTCTTAATTTAACTGGCTTTTTATCTCACATCCCACATGCCCTTCAGGCTCCCCACCATCTCATTTTCCTTACCTGCAGTACACACGTCACACGCACCTGCGCATTCACTCACTAAGCACAGAAATGGTGAAAACTGGGAAGAGGTGAGGGGTGTGGGCCGGACACCAGGACATGGAAGAATCCGTGTCATCTCGCACACAGCACAAATGGTCTGCTACAAATGGCCCTTTGAACCCCTATCTCTTTGATCTGCATGACCTCAGAatccctccttctctccacttCCCTCGTTCCCTAGCCACTGTTGTGAGTTGTTATCTTGTCCACAAGCCTTCCCTCTTATCATGCTGTCCTCCTGCTTTACTGAATcttatcctttcttccttcacGTCTCCCCACAAAAGCGGTGGCTTTTGAAACAGAAATGTCATCCTACAATGGAGAAGGGGGGAAAATTAAAAAGGTATATTTAGGGGTTGTGTTACGTGCCATCAAAGAGTTTGGGGTGCCCACCTCCTCAGCATCCCTCTCCTCATTGAGCCGTCCCACGAGACGCGCAGAGCCCGAGTCTCTGGTTCTGGTCCACCAGTGTCCGGTTCAGAATTCTGCCTTTGCAATGAGGATAATATCACAGTCCTGTCTCCTTCATCAATTTTGATGTGAGGATCAGGTGGTAGatactttttagaaaaaattgtctttttctaattaaaaaataagaatggtaCAAAGAATAACATGGTTATCCCTCCCTTCTACTTCAAATTAACAACTGTTTATATTGTATTAAATGATCTTTCCTAACTGTTTTTAAGATAATTCTGCAAATTATGGATATGTAgcccttctaaaaaataaaaagaagtattaCAGAGAAGACTGTTTCCTTTGA
Protein-coding regions in this window:
- the SF3B5 gene encoding splicing factor 3B subunit 5; this translates as MTDRYTIHSQLEHLQSKYIGTGHADTTKWEWLVNQHRDSYCSYMGHFDLLNYFAIAENESKARVRFNLMEKMLQPCGPPADKPEEN